The proteins below are encoded in one region of Drosophila santomea strain STO CAGO 1482 chromosome 3R, Prin_Dsan_1.1, whole genome shotgun sequence:
- the LOC120451978 gene encoding uncharacterized protein LOC120451978, producing MPLDQVIIAYMHSNNWINVLLLRSINLYQPVLVESSSVSELIEVSPNGISWHEQNVEYRIMVNEYFNIATKTNGGEVPYSLVEMQGNHVSFGLVLRRIRHRVLDELTIEVEQGQLPLRISPHMPCSLHCSNCANEIIGQRQYDRIQEVPMTTMKPHQFFCSRTGIPVYPSEEELYYGLNYLVVCPELMGNGVITTRGRRRVQCSRCKQCVGEIIARDVCVQLYADALRFVTSDSALELKEIFGHVTPTQVMMRLMNDAETYCVDQSRLFLKAVRPDGQLQLLHMQVDTKQMHILRSDLDVSDDVKPSADLPPEADTSSESDLDMNLSDTSSSNSVPQTGIDEMATPPRPTTPKGSPPKAVQYVRMRGFRGWCVKYLFSGNDRDLIENHDVIVTWRERTRLLHISYTMMTDLLGEFNANENLLASLEKMSPPVKTDHPRHSCIIFEPDEEFYARQERFARISQ from the coding sequence ATGCCATTGGACCAAGTTATAATCGCCTACATGCACAGCAACAACTGGATCAACGTCCTCCTGCTAAGATCGATTAACCTCTACCAACCCGTCCTGGTCGAGAGTTCCAGTGTGTCCGAGTTGATAGAGGTCAGCCCCAATGGGATCAGCTGGCACGAGCAGAACGTGGAGTACCGCATCATGGTGAACGAGTACTTCAATATTGCCACCAAGACGAATGGTGGCGAGGTGCCCTATTCGCTGGTCGAAATGCAGGGCAATCACGTGTCATTTGGCTTAGTTCTCCGGAGGATTAGGCACCGCGTTTTGGATGAGCTCACCATTGAAGTGGAACAAGGGCAGCTGCCATTGCGTATTTCTCCACACATGCCCTGTTCCCTGCACTGCAGCAACTGTGCGAATGAAATCATTGGACAAAGGCAGTATGATCGGATCCAGGAGGTTCCGATGACAACCATGAAGCCGCACCAATTCTTCTGCTCCCGCACCGGAATTCCAGTGTATCCCTCGGAGGAGGAGCTCTACTACGGCCTCAACTACCTGGTCGTATGCCCCGAGTTGATGGGCAACGGAGTCATCACCACACGAGGTCGTCGTCGCGTCCAGTGCTCCCGTTGCAAGCAGTGCGTTGGTGAAATCATTGCCAgggatgtgtgtgtgcagctgTATGCAGATGCCTTGCGATTTGTCACCTCGGATTCCGCGCTCGAACTCAAGGAGATCTTTGGCCATGTGACACCCACCCAAGTCATGATGCGCCTGATGAACGACGCCGAAACCTATTGCGTGGATCAGAGTCGCCTCTTCCTCAAGGCGGTGCGTCCAGATGGCCAGCTGCAGCTACTGCACATGCAGGTGGACACCAAACAGATGCACATTCTGCGCTCCGACTTGGATGTATCCGACGATGTGAAACCCAGTGCTGACTTACCCCCGGAGGCCGACACCAGCAGCGAGAGTGACTTGGACATGAATCTAAGCGAtacaagcagcagcaactccgTACCCCAAACAGGAATTGACGAAATGGCAACACCACCACGGCCCACAACCCCCAAGGGAAGTCCTCCAAAAGCCGTGCAATATGTGCGGATGCGCGGCTTTCGTGGCTGGTGCGTTAAGTATCTGTTCTCCGGAAATGATCGCGATCTGATCGAAAACCACGATGTTATCGTGACTTGGCGCGAAAGAACCCGCCTTTTGCACATCTCCTACACGATGATGACAGATCTCTTGGGCGAGTTTAATGCCAACGAGAATCTGTTGGCCAGTTTGGAGAAGATGTCGCCACCCGTGAAGACCGACCATCCCCGACACAGCTGCATAATCTTTGAGCCCGATGAGGAGTTCTATGCCAGGCAGGAGCGATTCGCCAGGATTTCTCAATAA
- the LOC120454345 gene encoding uncharacterized protein LOC120454345, whose protein sequence is MSARRHFGIILVLYCISLSYSYRLLESNEDLKTCPALNKDIIFEEPHLNNNQRELYNVHKIPRRHHFNWNKHEIQPENWLLRIIRIKTIGASPSPKVQEVKDDKPMDGFAQRLFNILRQTLNMEEPSYKHKNEQKTMFVFKKNPFPPEHHIVKREPVQYNYM, encoded by the coding sequence ATGTCAGCGCGTCGTCATTTCGGGATTATATTGGTCTTATATTGTATAAGCTTGAGTTATAGCTACAGGCTCTTAGAAAGCAATGAAGATCTAAAAACATGTCCAGCCCTAAATAAGGATATAATATTCGAGGAACCACATTTGAATAATAACCAAAGGGAACTTTACAACGTTCACAAAATACCACGAAGACATCACTTCAACTGGAATAAACATGAAATCCAACCTGAAAACTGGCTTTTGCGGATTATTAGAATAAAAACCATTGGTGCATCACCAAGTCCTAAAGTCCAAGAAGTAAAAGATGATAAACCTATGGATGGATTTGCTCAGAGGCTTTTTAATATTCTAAGACAGACCCTCAATATGGAAGAGCCCTCCTATAAGCACAAAAACGAGCAAAAGACCATGTTCGTATTCAAGAAAAATCCTTTTCCGCCAGAACATCACATAGTGAAAAGGGAACCTGTGCAATACAATTACATGTGA
- the LOC120453868 gene encoding FAM172 family protein homolog CG10038, with protein sequence MSLSMPPASNCEEALIQLKNFGYAFDGEGVLRKVDPATGEAGKEPFSYNVSDDATENEKHYQKLANQIPEIVYALLEKNGLSRTYIPFDQPPERASFVFSQPAKLSQSKKLLVLIHGSGFVKAGQWARSLIINNSLDHGTQLAYVRQAKKLGYDLLITNANDCTRYYNGKENPIKGVNTSVDHTNYVWKNIVLPAKPESVAIVAHSYGGSLTLDLVERFPDFFKESVFAIAFTDAAMGSPQAKDREYMSDVACNWVASNTPLDTPVSQSKGSIRRISAGHTKHEWTSYSAIDSVFKFIEEKYEQRANKK encoded by the exons ATGTCGCTTTCGATGCCACCGGCCAGCAATTGTGAGGAGGCTCTCATCCAGCTGAAGAACTTTGGATATGCTTTCGATGGAG AAGGAGTGCTGCGCAAAGTCGATCCTGCCACCGGGGAGGCCGGCAAGGAACCCTTTTCCTACAACGTCAGCGACGATGCCACCGAAAACGAGAAGCACTACCAGAAGCTGGCCAAC CAAATCCCAGAAATCGTCTACGCTTTGCTGGAGAAAAATGGTCTTAGCCGCACCTACATCCCTTTCGACCAGCCTCCTGAGCGCGCATCATTCGTATTCTCCCAACCGGCAAAGCTGTCGCAGTCCAAGAAGCTGCTAGTTCTCATTCATGGCAGTGGATTCGTTAAGGCCGGACAGTGGGCCAGAAG tttgaTTATCAACAATTCGCTGGATCATGGTACCCAGCTGGCTTATGTGCGACAGGCCAAAAAACTGGGATACGATCTGCTCATCACCAACGCCAATGATTGCACACGATACTACAATGGAAAGGAGAATCCCATCAAGGGCGTAAATACGTCCGTAGATCACACGAACTATGTGTGGAAGAATATAGTGTTGCCCGCGAAACCGGAGAGTGTGGCTATAGTGGCCCACAGCTACGGTGGCAGTCTCACTCTTGATCTG GTGGAGCGGTTTCCGGATTTCTTTAAAGAATCCGTGTTTGCCATTGCCTTCACTGATGCCGCTATGGGAAGTCCCCAAGCGAAGGATAGGGAGTACATGTCCGATGTGGCCTGCAATTGGGTTGCCAGCAACACACCCTTGGACACACCCGTCTCACAGTCAAAGGGCAGCATCCGCAGGATTTCCGCTGGACACACCAAACATGAGTGGACCTCTTACTCGGCCATCGATTCTGTATTCAAGTTCATTGAGGAGAAGTATGAGCAGCGGGCGAATAAGAAGTGA
- the LOC120452082 gene encoding granzyme M, with product MCCWMRFICSLAWFAAMSAGQETVSETTQASTPSLATTMSAMKSTSFQPRYPYIVSIGENVKGYYKHLCVGVILSNEFVLSAAHCIKMMPIKQLYVSGGADTLNSRKQDRFFVVEKRFHPQFKVLGGHDIAVLRVYPKFQLDDVRFRSINFTRKLRRGSGIKASLVGWGRVGVGKIKKLREMPFLTMENDECQRSHRFVFLKPLDICAMHLKGSKGPCDGDSGAPLMNVAKEMLYGLLSYGRKACTPLKPYAFTRISGYSGWIQESMDYMVARLQIIKINRTVWKDRF from the exons ATGTGTTGTTGGATGAGATTTATTTGCTCCTTAGCTTGGTTCGCCGCGATGTCGGCGGGCCAGGAAACGGTTTCCGAAACAACACAGGCTAGCACACCTTCGTTAGCAACAACTATGTCGGCCATGAAGTCGACGAGTTTCCAGCCTCGTTATCCTTACATCGTCTCCATCGGAGAGAACGTTAAAGGATACTACAAGCACCTCTGCGTGGGCGTAATACTTTCGAATGAGTTTGTGCTCAGTGCTGCCCACTGCATCAAGATGATGCCGATCAAGCAATTGTACGTGTCGGGTGGCGCCGATACGCTCAACAGCCGGAAGCAGGACCGCTTCTTCGTTGTGGAAAAAAGATTTCATCCCCAGTTTAAGGTCCTCGGCGGCCACGACATCGCCGTGTTGAGGGTTTATCCCAAATTCCAGCTCGACGATGTCCGATTTCGAAGTATTAACTTCACTCGGAAGCTCCGAAGGGGTAGTGGCATCAAGGCCTCGCTGGTTGGCTGGGGACGGGTTGGCGTCGGCAAGATAAAGAAACTCCGGGAAATGCCCTTCTTGACGATGGAAAACGATGAGTGCCAGCGAAGTCATCGATTCGTATTCCTCAAACCGCTGGACATCTGTGCGATGCATTTGAAAGGATCTAAAGGTCCCTGCGAC GGAGATTCTGGAGCCCCCTTGATGAATGTGGCAAAAGAGATGCTGTACGGATTACTCTCCTACGGCAGGAAAGCGTGCACCCCATTGAAACCCTATGCCTTTACTCGCATCAGTGGATACTCGGGCTGGATTCAGGAATCTATGGACTATATGGTTGCGAGACTTcaaatcataaaaattaatcGCACTGTTTGGAAAGACAGGTTTTag
- the LOC120452189 gene encoding uncharacterized protein LOC120452189, producing the protein MGRRCCVANCPSTSRLLEHHGVTYHSFPLDPIIRAIWIKNSRISLERQITKSVLVCSRHFRRLDFNTIRNGKYLLKPRVFPTVFPWGKMDSAEIEADHRALQHASVEGTTGTQGNAQSSTNDDVIKATVDQIVAQILSETEERKATEEAKTDKTEDEVKATPEPSADANKAAAKEAPVTPVPSSSEATVPAAGSASNSNSPLPGSPPKYSNPHNLTIGARLEALSVEGNWLPARIVEVNETEQTLLVRFERNHKLKVSPSTSGSSQEWMAIKSERLRQRLSNRVLPVFELDEKCMARWSGPRKFPGTIRKLLGNDTYEVLFDDGYVKNVRAVHMNKMPKQLPPVQATEERPSKPPTPVGTPVSSVSVAPKRASTGSVSGTSGSSSSKKSKSTPQRRDWPLLDMASLDIASLGLPEIPHDGEWTCHWVNDQPIGTEGFLIVGEHQKPTVIVQDWRLPPGWIKHMYQRSNVLGKWDVILVSPSGKRFRSKSDLKLFLESQNLVYNPDVYDFSIHRRRAKDINAYVYTHDYNPQPPPKPRTMDVSMDSTLDQSITSQSSLPSTPMPVKESQYMEAPVASLMPPAELMSPQTQPADESKPKTKSEVLEAGEGGSSQLLSGDPPVVENGFAFIGGLKVKIQDNLYVCPREDCGKTYRKEDFLLIHIRHYHKEFAEHVSHCPKMQELAVKRTHPSSIEQGEAVPKNQIPNQQFFAKMHQQDMQQSRSLKRQSVSATVTSPGGPATPSVTSPTKTLLSPKMEPPSVLTPTVECGITPEDVSLEAGGATQSLNTSLSRSCKRARLSPSKRPSGSRKSNRQRSQRRPNLTDSTAGHALTEQDAEETRQSFNTPTPDTRIDSKKRRVGAAPTPISSIDSPAMADSVSTPSSNDQADINAALAPPPADTLTKAPQYIKENGELIRIVRMRQEEIINCICEYGEEDGLMIQCELCLCWQHGACNGIVKESDVPDKYVCYICRNPQRGRDSMRFKHDQDWLFEGKLPVAAYHTANPQTTKQFELLKRSHTLTGNLLDAKRSMHSLLVKINIARNRCHPKLYLWAKKWDEDNLGSTALTPVKRPKLEHPDLPNVPQPEAAIDPEECQYRLIEHVKVQQSLVLDRLDDIEAEMEELEKEDTLDDLKDADISTTKEALATFIKELETMKRLAKLNQVANMKQSLKDSATSQ; encoded by the exons ATGGGCCGCCGATGCTGCGTGGCCAACTGCCCGTCGACGTCGCGTCTGCTGGAGCACCACGGCGTGACCTACCACTCCTTCCCCCTGGACCCCATCATCCGGGCCATTTGGATCAAGAACTCGCGCATCAGCCTGGAGCGGCAGATCACCAAGAGCGTCCTGGTCTGCTCACGCCACTTCCGCCGCCTGGACTTCAACACGATCCGCAATGGAAAGTACCTGCTCAAGCCGCGCGTCTTCCCGACCGTTTTTCCATGGGGCAAGATGGATTCCGCCGAGATCGAGGCAGACCACCGAGCACTTCAGCACGCTAGCGTGGAGGGAACGACTGGAACCCAGGGAAATGCTCAGTCATCGACCAATGACGATGTTATCAAGGCTACGGTGGACCAAATAGTGGCCCAAATCCTATCGGAAACGGAAGAACGCAAGGCCACGGAGGAAGCCAAAACAGACAAGACGGAGGATGAGGTAAAGGCCACTCCCGAACCCAGCGCGGATGCAAACAAGGCAGCTGCAAAGGAAGCCCCAGTGACTCCAGTACCCTCAAGCAGCGAAGCAACCGTACCAGCTGCTGGATCCGCCTCCAATTCTAACTCCCCGCTACCCGGCTCACCGCCCAAGTACAGCAATCCACATAACTTGACTATCGGCGCCCGTTTGGAGGCGCTCAGTGTGGAGGGCAACTGGTTGCCCGCCCGCATCGTGGAAGTAAACGAGACGGAGCAGACGCTACTCGTGCGCTTTGAGCGCAATCACAAGCTAAAGGTGTCGCCTTCTACAAGCGGCAGCTCTCAGGAGTGGATGGCCATCAAGTCGGAGCGGCTTAGGCAGCGCCTCAGCAACCGGGTGCTACCCGTCTTTGAGCTGGATGAGAAGTGCATGGCCCGCTGGTCAGGGCCGCGAAAGTTTCCAGGAACCATCCGCAAGTTGCTGGGCAACGATACCTACGAGGTGCTTTTCGATGATGGCTACGTTAAGAACGTGCGCGCCGTGCACATGAACAAGATGCCCAAGCAGCTGCCCCCTGTTCAGGCAACGGAAGAGAGGCCCTCGAAGCCACCCACTCCGGTTGGAACTCCAGTAAGCTCTGTATCTGTGGCTCCGAAGAGGGCAAGCACAGGCAGCGTGAGCGGAACCAGTGGCTCCTCGAGCAGCAAGAAGAGCAAAAGTACACCACAGCGCAGGGATTGGCCGTTGCTGGATATGGCCAGTTTGGATATAG CATCTCTAGGACTCCCCGAAATACCGCATGACGGCGAGTGGACTTGTCACTGGGTAAATGACCAACCTATTGGAACCGAGGGTTTCCTAATTGTGGGCGAACACCAGAAACCCACTGTCATCGTGCAGGACTGGCGTCTGCCTCCTGGCTGGATCAAGCACATGTACCAGCGATCCAACGTTCTCGGCAAGTGGGATGTTATTCTCGTCTCACCCAGCGGCAAACGGTTCCGCTCGAAGTCCGACTTAAAGTTGTTCCTTGAGTCTCAGAATCTGGTCTACAACCCGGATGTTTACGACTTTAGCATCCATCGACGTCGTGCCAAAGACATCAATGCTTACGTCTACACACACGACTACAATCCGCAGCCACCGCCCAAGCCCAGGACCATGGATGTGTCGATGGACTCCACGCTGGACCAGAGCATCACGTCGCAGTCCTCGTTGCCTTCTACTCCGATGCCGGTGAAAGAAAGCCAGTACATGGAAGCACCGGTGGCCTCGCTCATGCCGCCTGCCGAATTAATGTCGCCGCAGACACAACCCGCCGATGAGTCAAAGCCCAAAACCAAATCAGAAGTACTAGAAGCCGGTGAGGGAGGTTCGTCTCAGCTTTTATCAGGAGATCCTCCAGTGGTGGAAAATGGCTTTG CTTTCATTGGGGGTCTAAAAGTCAAAATCCAGGACAATCTTTATGTATGTCCGCGCGAAGACTGTGGCAAGACCTATCGTAAAGAAGACTTTTTGCTTATCCACATTCGCCATTATCACAAGGAATTTGCAGA ACACGTGAGCCACTGCCCAAAGATGCAGGAACTAGCGGTCAAGCGCACACACCCCTCATCTATCGAGCAAGGTGAGGCGGTGCCGAAAAACCAGATACCCAACCAGCAGTTCTTTGCCAAAATGCACCAGCAGGATATGCAGCAGTCGCGCTCGCTTAAACGTCAGAGCGTATCAGCTACGGTCACATCTCCTGGAGGACCGGCAACTCCATCTGTCACATCGCCTACAAAGACCCTGCTATCTCCTAAGATGGAGCCACCAAGTGTGTTGACGCCAACTGTTGAATGTGGCATTACGCCAGAAGATGTTTCTTTGGAGGCTGGAGGTGCAACTCAGTCGTTGAACACGTCCTTGAGTCGTTCCTGCAAGCGTGCACGCTTGTCACCGTCGAAGCGACCATCTGGATCGCGGAAGAGCAACCGCCAGCGATCTCAGCGTCGCCCCAATTTGACAGATAGCACGGCTGGTCACGCCCTAACCGAACAAGACGCTGAGGAGACTCGGCAATCTTTTAACACCCCCACTCCAGATACACGCATCGACTCAAAGAAACGACGCGTGGGTGCGGCACCAACTCCCATTAGTTCCATCGACTCACCAGCCATGGCAGATTCGGTGTCCACGCCGTCGTCTAATGACCAGGCGGACATTAATGCAGCCCTTGCCCCACCACCAGCTGACACTCTAACCAAAGCACCCCAGTACATCAAGGAAAACGGAGAACTAATTCGAATTGTGCGCATGCGGCAGGAGGAGATCATCAACTGCATCTGCGAGTATGGCGAAGAGGACGGTCTGATGATCCAATGTGAATTGTGTTTATGCTGGCAGCACGGTGCATGCAACGGAATTGTCAAAGAGTCAGACGTGCCGGACAAGTACGTTTGCTACATCTGTCGTAATCCGCAGAGGGGTCGGGACTCAATGAGGTTTAAGCACGACCAGGACTGGCTATTCGAAGGAAAGTTGCCGGTGGCCGCGTATCACACTGCAAATCCACAGACCACCAAACAATTCGAGCTCCTAAAGCGCTCGCACACGCTGACCGGCAATTTACTAGATGCCAAGCGATCGATGCACTCGCTGCTGGTCAAGATTAACATCGCACGCAACCGCTGTCACCCAAAGCTTTATCTGTGGGCTAAAAAGTGGGACGAAGACAATCTGGGCTCTACTGCGTTGACACCGGTTAAACGTCCAAAGTTGGAGCACCCTGATCTTCCGAACGTTCCGCAACCGGAAGCTGCCATCGATCCGGAGGAGTGCCAATATCGCTTGATCGAACATGTGAAAGTGCAGCAATCATTGGTTCTCGATCGCCTGGATGACATAGAAGCGGAAATGGAGG AACTGGAAAAAGAGGACACGCTTGATGACTTAAAGGATGCGGACATCTCGACCACCAAAGAAGCGCTGGCCACGTTTATCAAGGAGCTCGAAACCATGAAACGCCTTGCTAAGCTTAACCAGGTCGCCAATATGAAGCAGAGCCTTAAAGATTCTGCCACTAGCCAGTAG
- the LOC120451804 gene encoding uncharacterized protein LOC120451804: MKAFIIAGVCVLSVLSLGSAQFQNGRLEPPNPQLCAQRVIHEKTPDGKGYFFSWRDPQLKGVEEDWLTARNYCRRRCMDSVSLETSLENEWIKQYVVRENVKYIWTSGRLCDFKGCDRPDLQPTNVNGWFWTATLQKLAPTTERNQGDWSPTGGIGLPQPDNREYKQNGAPENCLALLNQFYNDGVNWHDVACHHKKSFVCEENDALLKYVRYTNPNLRI, from the exons ATGAAAGCTTTCATTATCGCCGGAGTGTGCGTGTTGAGCGTACTGAGCCTGGGATCTGCTCAATTCCAGAACGGACGTCTGGAGCCGCCAAATCCGCAGCTCTGTGCCCAACGCGTCATTCACGAAAAGACTCCCGACGGCAAGGG ATACTTCTTCTCATGGCGCGACCCTCAGCTGAAGGGCGTGGAGGAGGATTGGCTGACCGCCAGGAACTACTGCCGCAGGCGCTGCATGGACTCCGTTTCTCTGGAGACCAGCTTGGAGAACGAGTGGATCAAGCAGTATGTGGTGCGCGAGAAT GTGAAATACATCTGGACCAGCGGCCGCTTGTGCGACTTCAAGGGCTGTGACCGCCCCGATCTGCAGCCCACGAACGTCAACGGATGGTTCTGGACCGCCACCCTGCAGAAACTGGCCCCAACCACCGAGAGGAACCAGGGCGATTGGTCGCCCACCGGCGGAATTGGCCTGCCCCAGCCTGACAACCGCGAGTACAAGCAGAATGGAGCGCCGGAAAACTGCCTCGCCCTGCTGAACCAGTTCTACAACGATGGCGTGAACTGGCACGACGTGGCCTGCCACCACAAGAAGAGCTTCGTCTGCGAGGAGAACGATGCCCTGCTGAAGTATGTGCGCTACACGAACCCCAATCTGCGCATCTAA
- the LOC120453291 gene encoding probable mitochondrial import inner membrane translocase subunit Tim17 3, whose product MEYNRQPCPIRIVEDCGCAFMMGTIGGSLFEFLKGFRNAPSGLQRSLYGGIDSVKMRTPSIAGSFAVWGATFSTVDCVLVHYRQREDAWNSILSGAATGGILAARNGIRAMANSALVGCLVLAMIEGAGAAVATINAADKGLGIAIKPQRAQWEVLMETIDPKRAASSQDFALAEFERVLDKCRANREPILLQDIPVKSHERDTKQKPFYSLLDLVKLSQMF is encoded by the coding sequence ATGGAGTACAATCGCCAGCCGTGTCCCATTAGGATTGTGGAGGATTGCGGATGTGCCTTCATGATGGGCACCATAGGAGGATCGCTGTTCGAGTTTCTCAAGGGTTTCCGTAACGCTCCGTCCGGATTGCAGCGCAGCCTTTACGGTGGCATTGATTCGGTGAAGATGAGAACGCCCTCCATTGCCGGCAGCTTTGCTGTGTGGGGAGCCACTTTCAGCACAGTGGATTGCGTCCTGGTCCACTATCGCCAAAGGGAGGATGCCTGGAACTCGATTCTCAGTGGAGCGGCCACTGGTGGGATATTGGCCGCTCGTAATGGCATTCGGGCCATGGCCAACAGTGCTCTTGTGGGCTGCCTGGTTCTGGCCATGATTGAAGGAGCAGGTGCAGCAGTGGCCACCATCAATGCAGCTGATAAAGGCCTAGGGATAGCCATCAAACCGCAGCGGGCCCAGTGGGAGGTCCTAATGGAGACTATCGATCCGAAGAGAGCCGCTTCCTCTCAAGACTTCGCACTGGCAGAGTTTGAACGGGTGCTGGACAAATGTCGAGCGAACAGGGAACCGATTTTACTTCAGGACATTCCGGTTAAGAGTCACGAGCGGGACACCAAACAGAAGCCATTTTATTCCCTCTTGGATCTGGTGAAACTATCCCAGATGTTCTAA
- the LOC120453292 gene encoding glutathione S-transferase 1-1-like, which produces MDLYYRPGSAPCRSVLMTAKALGVEFDKKTIINTRGGEQFKPEYLKINPQHTIPTLHDNGFALWESRAIMVYLVEKYGKDDKLFPKDVQRQALINQRLYFDMGTLYKSFSEYYYPQIFLKKPANEENYKKIEVAFEFLNTFLEGQTYSAGEDYSLADIAFLATVSTFEVAGFDFKRYANVARWYEQTKKLTVGWEENWAGCQEFRKYFDN; this is translated from the coding sequence ATGGATTTATACTACAGACCCGGATCTGCTCCCTGCCGCTCTGTTCTGATGACAGCCAAGGCACTGGGTGTGGAGTTCGATAAGAAGACCATTATCAACACCCGAGGTGGCGAGCAATTCAAGCCGGAATATCTGAAGATCAATCCGCAGCACACGATCCCCACGCTGCATGATAATGGATTTGCTTTGTGGGAGTCGCGGGCCATTATGGTTTATCTGGTGGAGAAGTACGGCAAGGACGACAAGCTCTTCCCCAAGGATGTGCAAAGGCAGGCTTTGATCAATCAGCGCTTGTACTTCGATATGGGCACGCTGTACAAGAGCTTCTCCGAGTACTACTATCCGCAGATTTTCTTAAAGAAGCCTGCCAACGAGGAGAACTATAAGAAGATCGAGGTGGCCTTCGAGTTCCTGAATACTTTCCTGGAGGGGCAGACCTACAGCGCCGGAGAGGATTACAGCTTGGCCGATATTGCCTTCCTGGCCACCGTTTCCACTTTTGAGGTGGCTGGCTTTGACTTCAAGCGGTATGCCAATGTGGCACGTTGGTACGAGCAGACTAAGAAACTCACAGTTGGTTGGGAAGAAAACTGGGCTGGTTGCCAGGAGTTCCGCAAGTACTTTGATAACTGA